Proteins co-encoded in one Pseudomonas fluorescens genomic window:
- a CDS encoding DUF2388 domain-containing protein: MRSPLIAAALGLLLLADMAQAHTLVATSNIIVRASQRTIDFTSDTTTSIRDSKIIREAHDDAASFVASNGDIRGAHLEAALNTLRTRVPEARDASDQVLAEAILAL, translated from the coding sequence ATGCGTAGCCCGCTGATTGCTGCCGCCCTTGGCCTGCTGTTGTTGGCCGATATGGCCCAGGCGCACACCCTGGTAGCCACCAGTAACATCATCGTTCGTGCCTCCCAGCGCACCATCGATTTCACCTCCGACACCACCACATCGATCCGCGATTCGAAAATCATCCGCGAAGCCCACGACGACGCCGCCAGCTTCGTCGCCAGCAACGGTGATATCCGTGGTGCGCATCTGGAAGCCGCCCTCAACACCTTGCGCACCCGCGTGCCGGAAGCCCGCGACGCCAGTGATCAGGTACTCGCCGAAGCCATCCTCGCATTGTGA
- a CDS encoding DUF1127 domain-containing protein: MERTLSSELFFEDKAAKTQASLPLRVIANLMLWQRRISSRHQLARLDSRLLADAGISEAQRYEELSKPFWR, translated from the coding sequence ATGGAACGTACACTCAGTTCCGAACTGTTCTTCGAAGACAAAGCTGCAAAAACCCAGGCTTCCCTGCCTCTGCGCGTTATCGCCAACCTGATGTTGTGGCAGCGCCGCATCTCCAGCCGCCACCAACTGGCTCGTCTGGATTCGCGTCTGCTGGCTGACGCCGGTATCAGCGAAGCACAACGCTACGAAGAGCTGAGCAAGCCGTTCTGGCGCTAA
- a CDS encoding LysR family transcriptional regulator, with the protein MSHDLPPLNALRAFEATARLNSVSQAAEQLHVTHGAVSRQLKALEEHLGVSLFVKDGRGLKLTDAGIRLRDASGEAFDRLRSVCAELTQSTADAPFVLGCSGSLLARWFIPRLGRLNADLPDLRLHLSAGEGDLDPRRPGLDALLLFAEPPWPADMQVYELASERIGPVMSPLFSGYQRLQSAPPIALLDEPLLHTTSRPQAWPSWAQQSGLDAKALKLGQGFEHLYYLLEAAVAGLGVAIAPEPLVTEDLKAGRLVAPWGFSETPAQLALWLPKRAADGRARQLAQWLRNELRQADHSPRLNSK; encoded by the coding sequence ATGAGCCATGACCTTCCCCCGCTGAACGCCCTGCGCGCCTTCGAAGCCACCGCCCGGCTGAACAGCGTCAGCCAGGCTGCCGAACAGCTGCACGTAACGCACGGTGCGGTCAGTCGCCAGCTCAAGGCGCTTGAAGAGCACCTGGGCGTCAGCCTGTTCGTCAAGGATGGTCGCGGCTTGAAACTCACAGATGCCGGCATCCGTCTGCGCGACGCCAGCGGCGAGGCGTTCGACCGCTTGCGCAGCGTCTGCGCCGAACTGACCCAAAGCACCGCCGACGCGCCGTTCGTGCTTGGTTGCTCCGGCAGTCTGCTGGCGCGCTGGTTCATCCCTCGGCTGGGACGACTGAATGCCGATCTGCCGGACTTGCGTCTGCACCTGTCGGCCGGAGAAGGCGATCTCGATCCACGACGCCCGGGGCTGGATGCATTGCTGCTGTTCGCCGAGCCGCCATGGCCGGCAGACATGCAAGTCTATGAGCTGGCCAGCGAGCGCATCGGCCCGGTCATGAGCCCGCTGTTCAGCGGCTACCAGCGCCTGCAATCGGCACCGCCCATCGCCCTGCTCGACGAACCCTTGCTGCACACGACTTCACGCCCGCAAGCCTGGCCGAGCTGGGCGCAGCAAAGCGGCCTCGACGCCAAGGCGTTGAAGCTGGGGCAAGGTTTCGAGCATTTGTATTACTTGCTGGAAGCGGCCGTCGCAGGGTTGGGCGTGGCGATCGCGCCGGAACCGCTGGTGACCGAAGACTTGAAGGCCGGTCGCCTGGTCGCGCCGTGGGGTTTCAGTGAAACCCCGGCGCAACTGGCGTTGTGGCTACCCAAGCGCGCCGCAGACGGGCGCGCCCGGCAATTGGCGCAGTGGCTCAGGAACGAGCTGCGCCAGGCGGATCACTCGCCGCGCTTGAACAGCAAGTAA
- the trpA gene encoding tryptophan synthase subunit alpha — MSRLQTRFAELKEQNRAALVTFVTAGDPDYDTSLAILKGLPKAGADVIELGMPFTDPMADGPAIQLANIRALGAKQNLIKTLQMVREFRKDNSDTPLVLMGYFNPIHKFGVERFIAEAKEAGVDGLIVVDMPPEHNSELCDPAQAAGIDFIRLTTPTTDDARLPKVLNGSSGFVYYVSVAGVTGAGAATLEHVEEAVARLRRHTDLPISIGFGIRTPEQAASIARLADGVVVGSALIDHIANATTPDQAIDGVLSLCSALSEGVRKARVS, encoded by the coding sequence ATGAGCCGCCTGCAAACCCGCTTTGCCGAACTCAAGGAACAGAACCGCGCCGCCCTGGTGACCTTCGTCACCGCTGGTGACCCGGACTACGACACTTCGCTGGCCATCCTCAAAGGCCTGCCGAAAGCCGGTGCCGATGTGATCGAGCTGGGCATGCCGTTCACCGACCCGATGGCCGACGGCCCGGCGATTCAGCTGGCGAACATCCGTGCCCTGGGCGCCAAGCAGAACCTGATCAAAACCCTGCAAATGGTCCGCGAGTTCCGCAAGGACAACAGCGACACACCGCTGGTGCTGATGGGTTACTTCAACCCGATCCACAAGTTCGGCGTCGAGCGCTTCATCGCCGAAGCCAAAGAGGCCGGCGTTGACGGCCTGATCGTGGTCGACATGCCACCGGAGCACAACTCGGAGCTGTGCGACCCGGCCCAGGCTGCAGGCATCGACTTCATCCGCCTGACCACACCAACCACCGATGACGCACGTCTGCCGAAAGTGTTGAACGGCAGCTCCGGCTTCGTCTACTACGTTTCGGTTGCCGGTGTGACCGGTGCTGGTGCGGCGACGCTGGAGCACGTCGAGGAAGCGGTGGCGCGTCTGCGTCGTCACACCGACCTGCCGATCAGCATCGGTTTCGGTATCCGTACGCCGGAGCAGGCTGCGTCCATCGCGCGTCTGGCCGATGGCGTGGTGGTAGGGTCGGCGCTGATCGATCACATTGCCAATGCGACCACGCCGGATCAGGCCATCGACGGCGTGCTGAGCCTGTGTTCGGCGCTGTCCGAAGGCGTGCGTAAGGCTCGCGTCAGCTGA
- a CDS encoding NAD(P) transhydrogenase subunit alpha, with product MEELISPGIYNLIIFVLAIYVGYHVVWNVTPALHTPLMAVTNAISAIVIVGAMLAAALTVTPLGKTMGTLAVALAAVNVFGGFLVTRRMLEMFKKKAPKVKEEAPK from the coding sequence ATGGAAGAGCTTATCTCCCCCGGTATCTACAACCTGATCATCTTCGTGCTGGCGATTTATGTCGGCTATCACGTGGTCTGGAACGTTACCCCCGCACTCCACACGCCTTTGATGGCGGTGACCAACGCCATTTCGGCGATCGTGATCGTCGGCGCCATGCTCGCTGCCGCCCTGACCGTCACCCCGCTGGGCAAGACCATGGGCACCCTTGCCGTGGCACTGGCAGCGGTCAACGTGTTTGGTGGCTTCCTGGTCACCCGCCGCATGCTTGAGATGTTCAAGAAGAAAGCCCCGAAAGTAAAAGAAGAGGCGCCTAAGTAA
- a CDS encoding DUF1127 domain-containing protein, protein MNHIQDVSAVSADRSLRFGRLRRLFRGFRQGLERARTRRLLAQLDGRELADLGLSHTDRLNELEKPFWR, encoded by the coding sequence ATGAATCACATACAGGATGTTTCAGCAGTTTCGGCCGATCGTTCTCTTCGTTTCGGTCGCCTACGGCGGCTATTCAGAGGTTTCCGGCAGGGTCTGGAGCGCGCCAGGACACGGCGTCTGCTGGCTCAACTCGATGGACGGGAGCTCGCCGATCTCGGCCTGAGCCACACGGATCGACTCAACGAACTGGAAAAACCTTTCTGGCGCTAG
- a CDS encoding DUF2388 domain-containing protein — protein MSRLRLLSAAALLAVAANASASSFIVTTDAVVGALKSSSDATSDVSSSLRDNKVVIAARDDAASFVASEGQIRGVKLESALDLIRHQAPQLNATDAQLAQAILAI, from the coding sequence ATGTCCCGTCTTCGCCTGCTCAGTGCTGCCGCCCTGCTGGCCGTGGCAGCCAATGCCAGCGCCTCCAGCTTCATCGTGACCACCGACGCCGTTGTTGGCGCCCTGAAGTCCTCTTCGGACGCGACTTCCGACGTCAGCTCTTCGCTGCGTGACAACAAAGTCGTGATCGCTGCCCGTGACGACGCTGCCAGCTTCGTTGCCAGCGAAGGCCAGATCCGCGGCGTGAAACTGGAGAGCGCCCTGGACCTTATCCGCCATCAGGCTCCGCAACTGAATGCGACCGATGCACAACTGGCGCAAGCCATCCTGGCGATCTGA
- a CDS encoding NAD(P)(+) transhydrogenase (Re/Si-specific) subunit beta, translating to MSMNLVTTLYLIASICFIQALKGLSHPTTSRRGNLFGMLGMALAIITTVGLIYKLGAELATAGIGYVIVGLLIGGTAGSIMAKRVEMTKMPELVAFMHSMIGLAAVFIAIAAVVEPQSLGIVKQLGDSIPAGNRLELFLGAAIGAITFSGSVIAFGKLSGKYKFRLFQGAPVQFSGQHKLNAVLGLATLILGLTFMLTGNLAAFALMLALAFVMGVLIIIPIGGADMPVVVSMLNSYSGWAAAGIGFSLNNSMLIIAGSLVGSSGAILSYIMCKAMNRSFFNVLLGGFGNTADAGPAGEKEARPVKSGSADDATFLLTNADTVIIVPGYGLAVARAQHALKELTEKLTHHGVTVKYAIHPVAGRMPGHMNVLLAEAEVPYDQVFEMEDINSEFGQADVVLVLGANDVVNPAAKNDPKSPIAGMPILEAFKAKTIIVNKRSMASGYAGLDNELFYLDKTMMVFGDAKKVIEDMVKAVE from the coding sequence ATGAGCATGAACCTCGTCACGACGCTCTACCTGATCGCGTCGATCTGCTTCATCCAGGCCCTCAAGGGTCTGTCGCACCCGACCACATCGCGGCGCGGCAACCTGTTCGGCATGCTCGGCATGGCGCTGGCAATCATCACCACGGTCGGCCTCATCTATAAGCTGGGCGCTGAGCTGGCAACTGCCGGCATCGGTTACGTGATCGTCGGCCTGCTGATCGGCGGCACCGCCGGTTCGATCATGGCCAAACGCGTTGAAATGACCAAGATGCCGGAACTGGTCGCGTTCATGCACAGCATGATCGGTCTGGCAGCGGTGTTCATCGCCATTGCTGCAGTGGTTGAGCCGCAGTCGCTGGGCATCGTCAAGCAACTGGGCGACTCGATTCCGGCAGGTAACCGTCTGGAGCTGTTCCTCGGTGCCGCCATCGGCGCGATCACCTTCTCCGGTTCGGTAATCGCCTTCGGCAAGCTGTCGGGCAAGTACAAGTTCCGCCTGTTCCAGGGGGCACCGGTACAGTTCAGCGGTCAGCACAAGCTGAATGCGGTACTGGGTCTGGCGACGCTGATCCTTGGCCTCACCTTCATGCTGACCGGCAACCTTGCCGCATTCGCACTGATGCTGGCCCTGGCGTTCGTCATGGGCGTGCTGATCATCATCCCGATCGGCGGCGCCGACATGCCGGTGGTGGTGTCGATGCTCAACAGCTATTCCGGTTGGGCGGCGGCGGGTATCGGCTTCTCGCTGAACAACTCGATGCTGATCATTGCAGGTTCCCTGGTGGGTTCGAGCGGCGCGATCCTCTCGTACATTATGTGCAAGGCGATGAACCGTTCCTTCTTTAATGTACTGCTCGGCGGTTTCGGCAATACAGCAGACGCCGGTCCTGCCGGGGAGAAGGAAGCCCGTCCGGTGAAATCCGGTTCGGCTGACGACGCGACTTTCCTGCTGACCAACGCCGACACCGTGATCATCGTGCCGGGCTACGGTCTGGCGGTGGCTCGCGCGCAACACGCACTGAAAGAGCTGACCGAGAAGCTGACCCACCACGGCGTGACCGTGAAGTACGCGATTCACCCGGTGGCCGGTCGGATGCCTGGCCACATGAACGTACTGCTGGCCGAAGCCGAAGTGCCTTACGACCAGGTGTTCGAGATGGAAGACATCAACTCCGAGTTCGGCCAGGCCGACGTGGTGCTGGTGCTCGGCGCCAACGACGTGGTCAACCCGGCCGCCAAGAACGATCCGAAATCGCCGATTGCCGGCATGCCGATCCTCGAAGCGTTCAAGGCCAAGACCATCATCGTCAACAAGCGCTCGATGGCCAGCGGCTATGCCGGTCTGGACAACGAACTGTTCTACCTGGACAAGACCATGATGGTGTTCGGCGACGCGAAAAAAGTCATCGAAGACATGGTCAAAGCGGTCGAGTAA
- a CDS encoding acetyl-CoA hydrolase/transferase family protein: MYRDRIRLPSLLDKVMSAADAAALIEDGMTVGMSGFTRAGEAKAVPHALAERAKVTPLKISLMTGASLGNDLDKQLTEAGVLSRRMPFQVDSTLRKAINAGEVMFIDQHLSETVEQLRNQQLKLPDIAVIEAVAITEQGHIVPTTSVGNSASFAIFAKHVIVEINLAHNANLEGLHDIYIPTYRPTRTPIPLVKVDDRIGSTAIPIPPEKIVAVVITQQPDSPSTVSSPDVDTKAIADHLITFLKQEVDAGRMTNKLGPLQAGIGNIANAVMCGLIDSPFEDLTMYSEVLQDSTFDLIDAGKLSFASGSSITLSERRNSDVFGNLEKYKDKLVLRPQEISNHPEVVRRLGIIGINTALEFDIYGNVNSTHVCGTRMMNGIGGSGDFARNAHLAVFVTKSIAKGGAISSVVPMVSHVDHTEHDVDILVTEVGLADLRGLAPRERARVIIDNCVHPDYRQALNDYFDKACAIGGHTPHILRDALSWHINLEETGRMLAV; encoded by the coding sequence ATGTACCGTGACCGTATTCGCCTGCCTTCGTTGTTGGATAAAGTGATGAGCGCCGCCGACGCCGCTGCGCTGATTGAGGACGGCATGACCGTCGGCATGAGCGGCTTCACCCGCGCCGGCGAAGCCAAGGCCGTTCCCCATGCATTGGCCGAGCGAGCCAAGGTCACGCCGCTGAAGATCAGCCTGATGACCGGTGCCAGCCTGGGCAACGATCTCGACAAGCAACTGACCGAGGCCGGCGTGCTGTCGCGGCGCATGCCGTTCCAGGTCGACAGCACCCTGCGCAAGGCAATCAACGCCGGCGAAGTGATGTTTATCGACCAGCACCTGTCGGAAACCGTCGAGCAACTGCGCAACCAGCAACTGAAGCTGCCGGACATCGCCGTGATCGAAGCCGTGGCCATCACCGAACAGGGCCACATCGTGCCGACCACTTCGGTGGGCAACTCGGCGAGCTTCGCGATCTTCGCCAAACACGTAATCGTCGAGATCAACCTGGCGCACAACGCGAACCTCGAAGGTCTGCATGACATCTACATCCCGACCTACCGCCCGACCCGCACGCCGATCCCACTGGTAAAAGTCGACGACCGCATCGGCAGCACCGCGATCCCGATCCCGCCAGAGAAGATCGTCGCGGTCGTCATCACCCAGCAGCCGGATTCGCCGTCTACCGTGTCGTCGCCGGATGTCGACACCAAGGCCATCGCCGATCACTTGATCACCTTCCTCAAGCAGGAAGTCGATGCCGGACGCATGACCAACAAGCTCGGCCCGTTGCAGGCCGGGATCGGTAACATCGCCAATGCGGTAATGTGCGGACTGATCGACTCGCCGTTCGAAGACCTGACCATGTACTCCGAAGTGCTACAGGACTCGACCTTCGACCTGATCGATGCGGGCAAGCTGAGTTTCGCCTCGGGCAGCTCGATCACCCTGTCGGAACGGCGTAACAGCGACGTGTTCGGCAACCTGGAGAAGTACAAGGACAAGCTGGTACTGCGTCCACAGGAAATCTCCAACCATCCGGAGGTGGTGCGGCGCCTGGGCATCATCGGTATCAACACGGCGCTCGAATTCGACATCTATGGCAACGTCAACTCCACCCACGTCTGCGGCACGCGGATGATGAACGGCATCGGCGGCTCCGGCGACTTCGCGCGCAACGCACACCTGGCGGTGTTCGTGACCAAGTCGATTGCCAAGGGCGGCGCGATTTCCAGCGTGGTGCCAATGGTCAGCCACGTCGACCATACCGAGCATGACGTCGACATCCTGGTGACCGAGGTAGGCCTGGCCGACCTGCGCGGCCTGGCGCCACGGGAACGCGCCCGGGTCATCATCGATAACTGTGTGCACCCGGATTACCGCCAGGCGCTGAACGACTATTTCGATAAAGCCTGTGCCATCGGCGGCCACACCCCGCACATCCTGCGCGATGCACTGAGCTGGCACATCAATCTGGAAGAAACCGGACGCATGCTGGCTGTGTAA
- a CDS encoding DUF4105 domain-containing protein — protein MKSLSAWLLAGALLLIGSNAHASLQLRLKTDGLSPAQQQASQALLDEAMRKLPPSFIERLDRRIDVGWTDDMPANAYGQATLVSELDLNRKLLASLTDGSAAKQKTSRPHGTVRQELLATVLHEITHIYDRARLWPAAERTLIQRCTRRNNSAGLIGLPDECRGQNDRRFTLSDDPRLLDLAGWQQYVGRRGEREQHNRQIARSPDLYEISNPKEFVAVNMEYFLLDPSYACRRPALYRYYKEHFGWAPPEKDTCAKSFAFLNAGNDFAKQPLGQVDPERVYAIDYLLAEANQNWVSRWGHSMLRLVICAPGRPRGPDCRLDLDQHLVLSYRAFVGDVQLSSWDGLVGKYPSRLFVLPLAQVIDEYTKTELRSLASVPLNLSRSEIEDVVEHAAEMHWSYDGNYFFLSNNCAVESLKLLRSGSNNSQLVGLDSIMPNGLLEVLKGRGLADTSVLDNAKEALRLGYRFDSFRDRYQAMFEVLKKQLPIKQTSVEEWLSLSAEERRPWFERADLRTSAALLLLEQASFRRQLLLAQDEVKQRYLGARELENGGMDKANATLQQILANSGFLSRPAELLDSRGYGLPQPSEFSRLEAESSQRQKQLLVLSGDLDKEVRALLEPKRAAEIAANEANVKQIGEHLRKLHKASGGLELP, from the coding sequence GTGAAGTCACTCAGCGCCTGGCTGCTGGCCGGGGCGCTGCTGCTGATCGGCAGTAACGCTCACGCCAGCCTGCAACTGCGGCTCAAGACCGACGGTCTGAGCCCTGCCCAACAACAGGCCAGTCAGGCCCTGCTCGATGAAGCGATGCGCAAGCTGCCGCCCAGCTTCATCGAGCGCCTGGATCGACGCATCGATGTCGGCTGGACCGACGACATGCCCGCCAACGCCTATGGCCAGGCAACGCTGGTCTCCGAACTGGACCTGAACCGCAAACTGCTCGCCAGTCTCACCGACGGCAGCGCGGCCAAACAAAAGACCAGTCGGCCCCACGGCACTGTGCGTCAGGAATTGCTGGCCACGGTACTGCATGAAATCACCCACATTTATGATCGCGCACGCCTGTGGCCGGCCGCCGAACGCACGCTGATCCAGCGCTGCACGCGCCGCAACAACAGCGCCGGGCTGATCGGCCTGCCGGATGAATGCCGTGGCCAGAATGACCGGCGCTTCACCCTCAGCGATGACCCGCGCCTGCTCGACCTCGCCGGCTGGCAGCAATACGTCGGCCGCCGTGGCGAGCGTGAACAGCACAACCGGCAAATCGCCCGCAGCCCGGATCTGTACGAAATCTCCAATCCGAAGGAGTTCGTCGCGGTCAACATGGAGTACTTCCTCCTCGACCCGAGCTACGCCTGCCGCCGCCCGGCGCTGTATCGCTATTACAAGGAACACTTCGGCTGGGCGCCGCCGGAAAAGGACACCTGCGCCAAATCCTTCGCCTTCCTCAACGCCGGCAACGACTTTGCCAAGCAGCCACTGGGGCAGGTCGATCCGGAGCGGGTCTACGCCATCGACTACCTGCTGGCCGAAGCGAATCAGAACTGGGTCAGCCGCTGGGGGCACAGCATGCTGCGCCTGGTGATCTGCGCCCCGGGTCGGCCTCGCGGGCCGGATTGCCGACTGGACCTGGATCAGCACCTGGTGCTGTCCTACCGCGCATTCGTCGGCGATGTGCAGCTGTCGAGTTGGGATGGACTGGTCGGCAAATACCCGTCGCGTCTGTTTGTCCTGCCACTGGCGCAAGTGATCGACGAATACACCAAGACCGAATTGCGCAGCCTCGCCTCCGTGCCGCTGAACCTGTCCCGCAGCGAGATCGAAGACGTGGTCGAACACGCCGCCGAAATGCACTGGAGCTACGACGGCAACTACTTCTTCCTGTCCAACAACTGCGCGGTGGAAAGCCTGAAGCTGCTGCGTAGCGGCAGCAACAATTCGCAACTGGTCGGCCTCGACAGCATCATGCCCAATGGCCTGCTGGAAGTGCTCAAGGGCCGGGGCCTGGCGGATACCAGCGTGCTGGACAACGCGAAAGAGGCCTTGCGCCTGGGTTACCGCTTCGACTCGTTTCGCGATCGTTATCAGGCGATGTTCGAGGTGCTGAAGAAGCAATTGCCGATCAAGCAGACCAGCGTCGAGGAATGGCTGTCGCTGTCTGCCGAGGAGCGACGGCCCTGGTTCGAACGCGCCGACCTGCGCACCAGCGCTGCATTGCTGCTGTTGGAACAGGCGAGTTTCCGTCGTCAGTTGTTGCTGGCCCAGGATGAGGTCAAGCAGCGCTACCTCGGCGCCCGGGAGCTGGAAAACGGCGGCATGGACAAGGCCAACGCCACGTTGCAGCAGATCCTCGCCAACAGCGGCTTCCTCAGTCGCCCGGCAGAATTGCTCGATTCTCGTGGTTACGGCCTGCCGCAACCCAGCGAATTCAGTCGACTGGAAGCCGAAAGCAGCCAGCGTCAGAAACAGCTGCTGGTGCTCAGCGGTGATCTGGACAAGGAGGTACGCGCGCTGCTGGAACCGAAGCGAGCGGCGGAGATTGCCGCCAACGAAGCCAACGTGAAGCAGATCGGCGAGCATTTGCGCAAACTGCACAAAGCCTCGGGCGGCCTGGAACTGCCCTGA
- a CDS encoding DUF2388 domain-containing protein, whose protein sequence is MRFLSNLLIPSVLFTSCWATSVDAFDVSTQNTVVSGYATSMVSSAPFDRKLLLAAHDDAAAFVASDGQLRGAQLESALHYLRKSRPKLHVSDLELAQAILVQ, encoded by the coding sequence ATGCGTTTTCTTTCAAATCTGCTCATCCCGTCCGTTCTGTTCACGTCCTGCTGGGCGACGTCAGTCGATGCCTTTGACGTCTCGACGCAAAACACCGTTGTCAGCGGTTACGCCACCAGCATGGTGTCTTCCGCGCCTTTCGACCGTAAACTGTTGCTCGCCGCCCACGACGATGCCGCGGCATTCGTTGCCAGTGACGGCCAGTTGCGAGGCGCCCAGCTGGAATCCGCGTTGCATTACCTGCGTAAATCCCGGCCAAAACTTCATGTAAGCGACCTTGAACTGGCACAGGCAATTCTCGTCCAATAG
- the trpB gene encoding tryptophan synthase subunit beta yields MTQTSNTSDLRNGPDANGLFGSFGGRYVAETLMPLILDLAREYEAAKEDPAFKEELAYFQRDYVGRPSPLYFAERLTEFCGGAKIYLKREELNHTGAHKINNCIGQILLARRMGKKRIIAETGAGMHGVATATVAARFGLDCVIYMGTTDIERQQANVFRMKLLGAEVIPVVAGTGTLKDAMNEALRDWVTNVDSTFYLIGTVAGPHPYPAMVRDFQAVIGKETRDQLQAQEGRLPDSLVACIGGGSNAMGLFHPFLDDKSVEIIGVEAAGYGIETGKHAASLNGGVPGVLHGNRTFLLQDDDGQIIDAHSISAGLDYPGIGPEHAWLHDIGRVQYTSVTDDEALAAFHQCCRLEGIIPALESAHALAEVFKRAPKLPKDHLMVVNLSGRGDKDMQTVMHHMEHSQQEQSKQEKH; encoded by the coding sequence ATGACCCAGACTTCGAACACCTCCGATCTGCGTAACGGCCCTGACGCCAACGGCCTGTTTGGCTCGTTCGGCGGCCGTTACGTCGCCGAAACCCTGATGCCGTTGATCCTCGACCTGGCCCGCGAATACGAAGCGGCCAAGGAAGATCCGGCGTTCAAAGAAGAATTGGCCTACTTCCAGCGCGACTACGTCGGACGTCCGAGCCCGCTGTATTTCGCCGAGCGCCTGACCGAGTTCTGCGGTGGCGCCAAGATCTACCTCAAGCGCGAAGAGCTGAACCACACCGGCGCGCACAAGATCAACAACTGCATCGGCCAGATCCTGCTGGCGCGACGCATGGGCAAGAAACGCATCATCGCCGAGACCGGCGCCGGCATGCACGGCGTGGCCACCGCCACCGTGGCCGCGCGTTTCGGTCTGGATTGCGTGATCTACATGGGCACCACTGACATCGAACGTCAGCAGGCCAACGTGTTCCGCATGAAGCTGCTGGGCGCCGAAGTGATCCCGGTGGTCGCCGGCACCGGCACCCTGAAAGACGCGATGAACGAAGCACTGCGTGACTGGGTGACCAACGTCGACAGCACCTTCTACCTGATCGGCACTGTGGCCGGACCGCACCCTTATCCAGCCATGGTTCGCGACTTCCAGGCGGTGATCGGCAAGGAAACCCGCGATCAACTGCAAGCCCAGGAAGGTCGTCTGCCGGACAGCCTGGTGGCGTGCATCGGCGGCGGTTCCAACGCCATGGGCCTGTTCCACCCGTTCCTTGATGACAAGAGCGTCGAGATCATCGGTGTCGAAGCCGCCGGTTACGGCATCGAAACCGGCAAACACGCGGCCAGCCTCAACGGCGGCGTACCGGGTGTGTTGCACGGCAACCGCACTTTCCTGCTGCAGGACGACGATGGCCAGATCATCGACGCCCACTCGATTTCCGCCGGCCTCGACTACCCGGGCATCGGCCCGGAGCACGCCTGGTTGCATGACATCGGCCGCGTCCAGTACACCTCGGTGACTGACGACGAAGCCCTCGCTGCGTTCCACCAGTGCTGCCGCCTCGAAGGCATCATCCCGGCACTGGAAAGCGCCCATGCCCTGGCCGAAGTATTCAAACGCGCACCGAAGCTGCCGAAGGATCACCTGATGGTGGTCAACCTGTCCGGCCGCGGCGACAAAGACATGCAGACCGTCATGCACCACATGGAACACTCTCAACAAGAGCAATCGAAGCAGGAGAAACACTGA